One window from the genome of Crassostrea angulata isolate pt1a10 chromosome 2, ASM2561291v2, whole genome shotgun sequence encodes:
- the LOC128171545 gene encoding ras-related protein Rab-27B-like isoform X2, with translation MSDSDLTMEDVGPPNGSPTHFGSHGNLAASADYDYLIKFLALGDSGVGKTSFLYQYTDRQFHAKFISTVGIDFREKRVVHRVPGADGVVGRSHRIHLQLWDTAGQERFRSLTTAFFRDAMGFILLFDLTNEQSFVNIRNWLTQLQTHAYCENPDIILCGNKADLEDQRKVSEERARDVAEKHGLPYFETSAATGQNVAKVVECLLDMVMLRMEQCMDKTQRPFAQNGRRLQKGEIDEYNRDSKCLC, from the exons ACTCCGATTTGACCATGGAGGATGTGGGGCCCCCCAATGGATCCCCGACCCACTTTGGTTCCCACGGCAACCTTGCTGCATCTGCTGATTATGACTACCTCATCAAGTTCCTGGCTCTAG GTGATTCTGGCGTGGGAAAGACCAGTTTTTTGTACCAATATACAGACAGACAATTTCACGCCAAGTTTATCTCAACTGTAGGGATTGATTTCAGAGAGAAGCGGGTG GTTCACCGTGTCCCTGGAGCAGACGGTGTTGTTGGGAGGAGTCACAGGATCCACCTACAGCTGTGGGACACCGCAGGCCAAGAGAG ATTTCGAAGTCTCACAACAGCGTTCTTCCGTGATGCCATGGGCTTTATCCTACTGTTTGATCTGACCAATGAGCAATCCTTTGTCAACATCAGAAACTGGCTGACCCAGTTACAGACGCATGCGTACTGCGAAAATCCCGACATCATTCTGTGTGGAAACAAGGCAGACCTAGAGGACCAGAGAAAAGTGTCTGAAGAACGGGCCAGGGATGTTGCTGAAAAGCATGG GCTTCCATATTTTGAGACGAGCGCCGCGACTGGTCAAAACGTTGCTAAGGTCGTGGAGTGTTTGTTGGACATGGTGATGTTAAGGATGGAGCAGTGCATGGACAAAACGCAGCGACCATTCGCACAAAATGGCCGCCGACTGCAGAAAGGAGAGATTGACGAATATAACCGAGACTCCAAATGTCTCTGTTAA
- the LOC128171545 gene encoding ras-related protein Rab-27B-like isoform X4: MEDVGPPNGSPTHFGSHGNLAASADYDYLIKFLALGDSGVGKTSFLYQYTDRQFHAKFISTVGIDFREKRVVHRVPGADGVVGRSHRIHLQLWDTAGQERFRSLTTAFFRDAMGFILLFDLTNEQSFVNIRNWLTQLQTHAYCENPDIILCGNKADLEDQRKVSEERARDVAEKHGLPYFETSAATGQNVAKVVECLLDMVMLRMEQCMDKTQRPFAQNGRRLQKGEIDEYNRDSKCLC; encoded by the exons ATGGAGGATGTGGGGCCCCCCAATGGATCCCCGACCCACTTTGGTTCCCACGGCAACCTTGCTGCATCTGCTGATTATGACTACCTCATCAAGTTCCTGGCTCTAG GTGATTCTGGCGTGGGAAAGACCAGTTTTTTGTACCAATATACAGACAGACAATTTCACGCCAAGTTTATCTCAACTGTAGGGATTGATTTCAGAGAGAAGCGGGTG GTTCACCGTGTCCCTGGAGCAGACGGTGTTGTTGGGAGGAGTCACAGGATCCACCTACAGCTGTGGGACACCGCAGGCCAAGAGAG ATTTCGAAGTCTCACAACAGCGTTCTTCCGTGATGCCATGGGCTTTATCCTACTGTTTGATCTGACCAATGAGCAATCCTTTGTCAACATCAGAAACTGGCTGACCCAGTTACAGACGCATGCGTACTGCGAAAATCCCGACATCATTCTGTGTGGAAACAAGGCAGACCTAGAGGACCAGAGAAAAGTGTCTGAAGAACGGGCCAGGGATGTTGCTGAAAAGCATGG GCTTCCATATTTTGAGACGAGCGCCGCGACTGGTCAAAACGTTGCTAAGGTCGTGGAGTGTTTGTTGGACATGGTGATGTTAAGGATGGAGCAGTGCATGGACAAAACGCAGCGACCATTCGCACAAAATGGCCGCCGACTGCAGAAAGGAGAGATTGACGAATATAACCGAGACTCCAAATGTCTCTGTTAA
- the LOC128171545 gene encoding ras-related protein Rab-27B-like isoform X3, whose protein sequence is MEDVGPPNGSPTHFGSHGNLAASADYDYLIKFLALGDSAVGKTCFLHQYIDKEFKASFASTVGVDFREKRLVHRVPGADGVVGRSHRIHLQLWDTAGQERFRSLTTAFFRDAMGFILLFDLTNEQSFVNIRNWLTQLQTHAYCENPDIILCGNKADLEDQRKVSEERARDVAEKHGLPYFETSAATGQNVAKVVECLLDMVMLRMEQCMDKTQRPFAQNGRRLQKGEIDEYNRDSKCLC, encoded by the exons ATGGAGGATGTGGGGCCCCCCAATGGATCCCCGACCCACTTTGGTTCCCACGGCAACCTTGCTGCATCTGCTGATTATGACTACCTCATCAAGTTCCTGGCTCTAG GTGACTCAGCCGTGGGCAAAACCTGCTTCCTACATCAGTATATAGACAAGGAATTCAAAGCTAGTTTTGCTTCGACGGTGGGGGTGGATTTCAGAGAAAAAAGACTG GTTCACCGTGTCCCTGGAGCAGACGGTGTTGTTGGGAGGAGTCACAGGATCCACCTACAGCTGTGGGACACCGCAGGCCAAGAGAG ATTTCGAAGTCTCACAACAGCGTTCTTCCGTGATGCCATGGGCTTTATCCTACTGTTTGATCTGACCAATGAGCAATCCTTTGTCAACATCAGAAACTGGCTGACCCAGTTACAGACGCATGCGTACTGCGAAAATCCCGACATCATTCTGTGTGGAAACAAGGCAGACCTAGAGGACCAGAGAAAAGTGTCTGAAGAACGGGCCAGGGATGTTGCTGAAAAGCATGG GCTTCCATATTTTGAGACGAGCGCCGCGACTGGTCAAAACGTTGCTAAGGTCGTGGAGTGTTTGTTGGACATGGTGATGTTAAGGATGGAGCAGTGCATGGACAAAACGCAGCGACCATTCGCACAAAATGGCCGCCGACTGCAGAAAGGAGAGATTGACGAATATAACCGAGACTCCAAATGTCTCTGTTAA
- the LOC128171545 gene encoding ras-related protein Rab-27B-like isoform X1 gives MSDSDLTMEDVGPPNGSPTHFGSHGNLAASADYDYLIKFLALGDSAVGKTCFLHQYIDKEFKASFASTVGVDFREKRLVHRVPGADGVVGRSHRIHLQLWDTAGQERFRSLTTAFFRDAMGFILLFDLTNEQSFVNIRNWLTQLQTHAYCENPDIILCGNKADLEDQRKVSEERARDVAEKHGLPYFETSAATGQNVAKVVECLLDMVMLRMEQCMDKTQRPFAQNGRRLQKGEIDEYNRDSKCLC, from the exons ACTCCGATTTGACCATGGAGGATGTGGGGCCCCCCAATGGATCCCCGACCCACTTTGGTTCCCACGGCAACCTTGCTGCATCTGCTGATTATGACTACCTCATCAAGTTCCTGGCTCTAG GTGACTCAGCCGTGGGCAAAACCTGCTTCCTACATCAGTATATAGACAAGGAATTCAAAGCTAGTTTTGCTTCGACGGTGGGGGTGGATTTCAGAGAAAAAAGACTG GTTCACCGTGTCCCTGGAGCAGACGGTGTTGTTGGGAGGAGTCACAGGATCCACCTACAGCTGTGGGACACCGCAGGCCAAGAGAG ATTTCGAAGTCTCACAACAGCGTTCTTCCGTGATGCCATGGGCTTTATCCTACTGTTTGATCTGACCAATGAGCAATCCTTTGTCAACATCAGAAACTGGCTGACCCAGTTACAGACGCATGCGTACTGCGAAAATCCCGACATCATTCTGTGTGGAAACAAGGCAGACCTAGAGGACCAGAGAAAAGTGTCTGAAGAACGGGCCAGGGATGTTGCTGAAAAGCATGG GCTTCCATATTTTGAGACGAGCGCCGCGACTGGTCAAAACGTTGCTAAGGTCGTGGAGTGTTTGTTGGACATGGTGATGTTAAGGATGGAGCAGTGCATGGACAAAACGCAGCGACCATTCGCACAAAATGGCCGCCGACTGCAGAAAGGAGAGATTGACGAATATAACCGAGACTCCAAATGTCTCTGTTAA